From one Parabacteroides sp. FAFU027 genomic stretch:
- a CDS encoding NADH-quinone oxidoreductase subunit N: MNLETISLLRFEWILIAIIFILLVMKLMDADKNTKSMLTVVNGLLLINFLAGLLPMAEGSAFSDFFRTSQLIVLEKNILNFGLLLISFSGARYLYSIKNQLEFYILMLTSVVGMFFMISSGHVLMLYLGLEMSSIPVAALANYNRSLRNSSEAGLKMIFSSAFSSGILLFGISLLYGATGSLSFSAISMSIQPGALSLLAFAFILGGFAFKMSVVPFHLWTADVYEGAPVQVTNFLSVISKGSVIFVIITVLYKLFGNMHAEWQLVLSVLAILTMTIGNLFTMRQTNIKRLLAFSSVTQVGFVLVGIAGASKVANASVVYFVLIYMLSNIAAFGVIGAISESTGKENLDAFKGLYKSNPMLALTMALSFFSLAGIPPTAGFFGKLFLLAAGFGQGLYVVLAVAAINLVISLYNYLRVVKTMFMDQAEVALPNVKSNAPLTVALVICVAGLLLVGFYSPIFNFISSFSYGM; this comes from the coding sequence ATGAATCTGGAAACCATTTCATTGTTGCGGTTTGAATGGATACTCATTGCGATTATCTTCATTCTGCTCGTTATGAAGTTGATGGATGCCGATAAGAATACCAAGTCGATGCTGACGGTGGTAAACGGACTTCTGCTGATCAACTTTCTGGCAGGATTGCTGCCAATGGCTGAGGGGAGCGCATTCAGCGACTTTTTCCGAACCAGCCAGTTAATTGTTTTAGAGAAAAATATCCTGAACTTCGGCCTGTTGCTGATCTCTTTCAGTGGAGCCCGTTATTTATACAGCATTAAAAACCAGCTGGAGTTTTACATCCTGATGCTTACGAGCGTGGTGGGTATGTTCTTCATGATCTCCAGCGGACACGTGCTGATGTTGTATTTAGGATTGGAAATGTCAAGCATTCCGGTGGCTGCTTTGGCGAACTACAACCGTTCATTGCGCAATTCGAGCGAGGCCGGTCTGAAGATGATCTTCTCATCAGCCTTCTCAAGCGGTATCCTGTTGTTTGGTATCTCCCTGTTGTATGGTGCTACCGGAAGCCTGAGCTTCTCCGCCATCTCTATGAGCATCCAGCCAGGCGCGTTGTCATTGCTTGCCTTTGCCTTTATTCTGGGTGGATTCGCCTTCAAGATGTCTGTCGTGCCTTTCCACTTGTGGACTGCCGACGTGTACGAAGGCGCTCCTGTACAGGTGACCAACTTCCTGTCGGTTATATCTAAAGGTTCGGTGATCTTCGTGATCATCACTGTGCTTTACAAACTCTTTGGCAATATGCACGCAGAGTGGCAATTGGTGTTGTCTGTGCTGGCTATCCTGACCATGACCATCGGTAACTTGTTTACCATGCGTCAGACCAACATCAAACGTCTGTTAGCGTTCTCATCCGTGACCCAGGTAGGTTTCGTGTTGGTAGGTATTGCTGGTGCTTCTAAGGTTGCAAACGCTTCTGTGGTTTACTTCGTGTTGATCTACATGTTGAGTAATATCGCTGCGTTTGGAGTGATCGGTGCCATCTCCGAGTCAACCGGCAAAGAGAACCTGGATGCATTCAAAGGCCTTTACAAGTCGAATCCGATGTTGGCCCTAACGATGGCCCTCAGCTTCTTCTCGTTGGCGGGTATTCCTCCGACAGCCGGTTTCTTCGGTAAACTGTTCCTGTTGGCTGCCGGTTTCGGACAAGGTCTTTACGTGGTATTGGCAGTTGCTGCCATCAACCTCGTGATCTCGCTGTACAACTACCTCCGTGTGGTGAAAACCATGTTTATGGATCAGGCGGAAGTGGCTTTGCCTAACGTGAAAAGCAATGCTCCGCTTACTGTTGCATTGGTGATCTGTGTGGCTGGTCTGTTGTTGGTAGGCTTCTACAGCCCGATCTTCAACTTCATCAGCTCATTCAGCTACGGCATGTAA
- a CDS encoding NuoM family protein, translating into MNILNVLILIPLLSAVGVLFARNDKAVKMTALAGAVLELLFAGWLTYVYAKLRIAGATGAMLFQSSTTWFEPLNIYYRLGIDGISLSMILLTATVVVAGILVSWKIEKQVKEFFFLILLLATGAYGFFITTDVFAMFFFLELAVIPKYLLIGIWGSGKKEYSAMKLALMLMFGSALVFLGISGLYYFGGHTWNIQELVAQHIPVEVQRPLYVLIFAGFGVFTAMFPFHTWAPDGHSSAPTAASMFLAGISMKLGGYGALRVATFLLPEAAHDLSWIFIILASIAIIYGAFATMMQKDLKYMNAYSSVSHCGFVILGIAMLTKAAIMGAVMQMVSHGVMTALFFAAIGMIYDRAHTRQANELGGMLKQVPFIGTAFIISGLTSLGLPGFSGFVSEMTIFVGSWEHAGAGYRLATILACASIVVTAVYILRAVGFAIWGSVTNKEYLQLKDAAWNERFATFILVGGIVIIGLAPFLLTRLIESDVTGIMGMLLR; encoded by the coding sequence ATGAACATATTAAATGTATTAATCCTGATACCGCTTCTGTCTGCCGTTGGGGTGCTTTTTGCCCGCAACGATAAGGCTGTCAAGATGACAGCTTTGGCCGGAGCTGTTTTGGAGCTTCTGTTTGCCGGATGGCTGACTTACGTTTATGCTAAGTTGAGAATAGCAGGGGCTACAGGTGCGATGTTGTTTCAATCCAGCACCACCTGGTTTGAGCCATTAAACATCTACTACCGTCTGGGTATTGACGGTATCTCATTGTCGATGATTCTGCTGACCGCTACGGTGGTTGTGGCAGGTATCCTGGTATCCTGGAAAATCGAGAAACAGGTGAAAGAGTTCTTCTTCCTGATCCTGTTACTGGCAACCGGAGCTTATGGCTTCTTTATCACCACTGACGTATTTGCGATGTTCTTCTTCCTTGAACTGGCTGTAATTCCTAAGTACCTTCTGATTGGTATCTGGGGTAGCGGTAAGAAAGAGTATAGCGCGATGAAACTGGCGTTGATGCTGATGTTCGGTTCTGCGTTGGTATTCCTGGGTATTTCAGGCTTATACTACTTCGGTGGTCACACCTGGAACATTCAGGAGCTGGTAGCTCAACACATTCCGGTGGAAGTACAACGTCCGCTTTACGTGTTGATCTTTGCCGGATTCGGTGTATTTACAGCGATGTTTCCTTTCCACACCTGGGCGCCTGACGGTCACTCGTCAGCACCTACGGCAGCTTCGATGTTCCTTGCCGGTATCTCAATGAAACTGGGTGGTTATGGAGCTTTGCGTGTGGCTACATTCCTGTTGCCGGAAGCTGCACACGATCTTTCCTGGATTTTCATTATCCTGGCTTCTATCGCTATCATCTACGGTGCATTTGCAACCATGATGCAGAAAGACCTTAAGTACATGAACGCGTACTCATCGGTAAGCCACTGTGGATTCGTAATCCTGGGTATTGCTATGCTGACAAAAGCGGCTATTATGGGTGCGGTGATGCAAATGGTTTCACACGGTGTGATGACAGCCCTCTTCTTTGCCGCGATCGGTATGATTTACGATCGTGCCCACACTCGTCAGGCTAACGAACTCGGGGGTATGTTGAAGCAGGTTCCTTTCATCGGTACAGCATTCATCATCTCCGGTTTGACTTCATTAGGTTTGCCGGGCTTTAGTGGTTTCGTTTCAGAGATGACTATTTTCGTCGGTTCATGGGAGCATGCAGGTGCCGGTTACCGTTTGGCAACCATCCTGGCTTGTGCTTCTATCGTAGTAACAGCCGTTTATATTCTCCGTGCGGTAGGTTTTGCTATCTGGGGAAGCGTTACCAACAAAGAATACCTGCAACTGAAAGACGCAGCATGGAACGAACGTTTCGCTACTTTCATCCTTGTAGGCGGTATCGTGATTATCGGTTTGGCTCCATTCCTGCTTACCCGTCTGATCGAATCGGATGTAACAGGTATCATGGGTATGTTATTGCGATAA
- the nuoL gene encoding NADH-quinone oxidoreductase subunit L: MNYEIPMLLILFLPLISFVFLSLAGRRISPSVAGLTGITVLSTVAALSFYVAYNYFFVNGVVNGVYEHKAVFNEVWLKFSDVLSINLGVMLDPISVMMLIVISFISCMVHLYSWNYMHGEDRFQMYYAYLSLFTFSMLGLVVAVNIFQMYIFWELVGVSSFLLIGFYYTKPSAIAAAKKAFIVTRFADLGFLLGILLVSHSAGTLDFATMIERLSNPQSPFAQSMMAGSFLGMSTLSWGLILIFIGGAGKSAMFPLHIWLPDAMEGPTPVSALIHAATMVVAGVFLVARLFPIFAQSAPDALHIVGYVGAITALFAAIIACTQTDIKRVLAYSTVSQIAFMMFSLGVAGWGEEASEGFTGSLFHLFTHAFFKAMLFMGAGAVIHAVHSNEMQDMGGLWKKMPITNAAFALGCLSIAGVPGFSGFFSKEVILSAAFHGDKLIYIIGLLTSGITAFYMFRLYFRIFWYKKAAHGHGEHGHDSHEAHTPAMNTALILLMIATVASGYIKFGHFVSADGKAIELPFHLALAIPPVTIGLLGIFIAYIFFGKESDKAANFTKAMGGFYKAAYNKFYIDEIYLFVTKKILFNLIGRPAAWVDRNIVDNIYNGSASITATTSEAIKKFQSGRVQSYATYFLIGVIFVALLFLFAN; encoded by the coding sequence ATGAATTACGAAATTCCTATGTTACTGATTCTTTTCCTGCCGCTCATCAGCTTCGTGTTTTTGTCGCTGGCCGGAAGAAGAATCTCACCTTCAGTCGCCGGACTGACAGGTATTACCGTCTTATCGACGGTTGCTGCGCTCTCTTTCTATGTCGCTTATAACTATTTCTTTGTAAATGGAGTAGTAAATGGCGTCTATGAACATAAAGCGGTTTTCAATGAAGTATGGTTGAAGTTTTCCGATGTGTTGAGCATTAACCTTGGAGTTATGCTTGATCCTATCTCGGTGATGATGCTTATTGTCATCAGCTTCATCTCTTGTATGGTACACCTGTACAGCTGGAACTATATGCACGGTGAAGACCGTTTCCAGATGTACTACGCTTACCTTTCACTCTTTACCTTCTCTATGTTGGGACTGGTAGTTGCGGTTAACATTTTCCAGATGTACATCTTCTGGGAGTTGGTAGGGGTTTCTTCCTTCCTGTTGATCGGTTTCTACTACACCAAACCTTCTGCTATTGCTGCTGCTAAAAAGGCGTTTATCGTTACCCGTTTTGCTGACCTGGGCTTCCTGTTGGGAATCCTGTTGGTAAGCCACAGTGCCGGTACGCTTGATTTTGCAACCATGATCGAACGTCTGTCCAATCCACAGTCGCCATTTGCTCAGTCGATGATGGCCGGTTCATTCCTCGGAATGTCAACCTTGTCATGGGGATTGATCCTGATCTTTATCGGTGGTGCCGGTAAATCGGCCATGTTCCCGCTTCACATCTGGTTGCCCGATGCGATGGAAGGTCCGACTCCGGTTTCTGCATTGATCCACGCTGCAACAATGGTTGTTGCCGGGGTATTCCTTGTAGCACGTTTGTTCCCTATTTTTGCTCAATCTGCTCCCGATGCGTTGCATATTGTGGGTTATGTGGGTGCAATCACTGCTCTGTTTGCTGCAATTATTGCCTGTACACAGACTGATATCAAACGCGTCCTTGCTTATTCAACCGTATCTCAAATTGCCTTTATGATGTTCTCATTGGGCGTTGCCGGATGGGGTGAAGAAGCGAGTGAAGGTTTTACCGGATCTCTTTTCCACCTGTTTACCCACGCATTCTTCAAAGCAATGCTCTTCATGGGGGCTGGTGCGGTAATCCACGCAGTTCACAGTAACGAAATGCAAGATATGGGCGGATTGTGGAAAAAAATGCCAATTACCAATGCTGCCTTTGCTCTTGGCTGTCTTTCGATTGCCGGTGTTCCTGGTTTCTCAGGATTCTTCAGTAAAGAGGTTATTCTTTCTGCTGCTTTCCATGGAGACAAACTGATCTATATCATTGGGTTGCTGACCAGCGGTATCACAGCATTCTACATGTTCCGTCTTTATTTCCGTATCTTCTGGTATAAGAAGGCGGCACACGGTCATGGCGAACATGGGCATGATAGCCACGAGGCTCATACTCCAGCCATGAATACTGCATTGATTCTGCTGATGATTGCGACTGTTGCATCAGGCTATATTAAATTCGGTCACTTTGTAAGTGCAGATGGTAAAGCAATCGAGCTGCCATTCCACCTTGCATTGGCTATACCTCCGGTGACAATCGGATTGCTTGGCATTTTCATTGCTTATATCTTCTTTGGTAAGGAGAGTGACAAAGCGGCTAATTTCACTAAAGCTATGGGCGGATTCTACAAAGCGGCTTACAACAAATTCTACATCGACGAGATCTATTTGTTTGTAACCAAAAAGATTCTGTTCAACCTGATTGGTCGTCCTGCTGCATGGGTGGACCGCAACATTGTGGACAACATCTACAACGGTAGCGCCTCTATCACAGCGACAACTTCAGAAGCCATTAAGAAATTCCAGTCGGGACGCGTACAGTCTTACGCTACCTACTTCTTAATCGGTGTAATCTTTGTAGCCCTGTTATTCCTTTTTGCCAATTAA
- the nuoK gene encoding NADH-quinone oxidoreductase subunit NuoK has translation MEQVPLVHILILSSILFFLGVYGFFARRNMLMMLMSTELILNSVNINFIAFNKYLYPHQLEGMFFSMFIITVAAGEVSLAIAIIINLYRRFKTVDVEDTTTMKY, from the coding sequence ATGGAACAAGTACCTTTAGTGCACATATTGATTCTCAGCTCGATCTTATTCTTTCTGGGAGTTTACGGCTTCTTTGCCCGCCGCAATATGCTGATGATGCTTATGTCAACAGAGTTGATTCTCAATAGTGTGAATATCAACTTTATCGCATTTAATAAATATCTCTATCCACATCAGTTGGAAGGAATGTTTTTCTCGATGTTCATCATCACCGTTGCAGCCGGAGAAGTATCACTGGCTATTGCGATCATTATTAATCTGTATCGCCGTTTCAAAACGGTAGATGTGGAAGATACCACCACGATGAAATACTAA
- a CDS encoding NADH-quinone oxidoreductase subunit J: MNIETVVFYLLSGMTLAFGALTVTTRHIFRAAIYLLFALIGVAGIYLLMEMNFMAALQVVIYVGGIVVLIIFSIFLTHQVGEKVSLPSTKKVAQSAVVALAGLALVLSVLIPLGFEKSSAECDSSVKSIGMQLLDYKNYGYVLPFEVISVFLLAALVGSIVIAMKDKTPEENK, translated from the coding sequence ATGAATATAGAAACTGTTGTTTTTTATCTTCTGTCCGGAATGACTCTGGCATTCGGAGCTCTGACGGTAACGACCCGTCATATTTTCCGTGCAGCTATTTACCTGTTGTTTGCCCTGATTGGCGTGGCGGGTATCTACCTGTTGATGGAAATGAACTTCATGGCTGCCTTGCAGGTGGTAATCTATGTGGGCGGTATCGTGGTGCTGATTATTTTCTCCATCTTCCTGACCCATCAGGTGGGAGAGAAGGTCTCCTTACCAAGTACGAAAAAGGTAGCACAATCAGCCGTGGTTGCATTGGCCGGATTGGCACTGGTATTGTCTGTACTCATTCCATTGGGCTTTGAGAAATCAAGTGCAGAGTGCGATTCGTCAGTGAAAAGTATTGGTATGCAGTTGCTCGATTACAAAAACTATGGCTACGTATTGCCGTTTGAGGTAATCAGTGTATTCCTGCTGGCAGCATTGGTGGGTAGCATCGTGATTGCGATGAAAGACAAAACCCCTGAAGAGAATAAATAA
- a CDS encoding 4Fe-4S binding protein encodes MKSIIKYFRELVMAFYSLAQGMKLTLYYFTHVRKVNITEQYPENRETTIRIPERFYGILEMPHDENNEHNCTACTLCELACPNGTITIDTAVEVTEDGKKKKYLDKYHYNLGTCTFCGQCVDACPSDAIHMNKQFELSEYDKNKLLLVLNKPGSKLKAKEKKS; translated from the coding sequence ATGAAATCAATCATTAAATATTTTCGTGAATTAGTCATGGCTTTCTATTCCCTGGCACAGGGGATGAAGCTGACGCTCTATTACTTCACGCACGTGCGTAAAGTAAATATTACGGAGCAATATCCCGAAAACCGTGAGACTACGATTCGTATTCCCGAGCGTTTCTACGGAATTTTGGAAATGCCGCACGATGAGAACAATGAGCACAACTGTACGGCATGTACTTTGTGTGAACTGGCTTGTCCGAATGGCACCATTACCATTGATACAGCAGTAGAGGTGACTGAAGATGGTAAAAAGAAAAAATACCTTGACAAATACCACTACAACCTGGGTACCTGTACCTTCTGCGGACAGTGTGTGGATGCTTGTCCTTCTGATGCTATTCACATGAACAAACAGTTCGAGTTGAGTGAATACGACAAGAACAAGTTGTTGCTGGTATTGAATAAACCGGGTTCTAAACTTAAAGCAAAGGAGAAAAAGTCATGA
- the nuoH gene encoding NADH-quinone oxidoreductase subunit NuoH — protein MIKLSDIIEWVNNLLTSLLSPGLAWFAGLVLVAIAVLVGVLVIVITQVYMERKVAGFMQLRLGPHRVGPWGSLQVFADVIKLLLKEAFTPTRADGLLFCIAPYLVLTVALMALAPVSFAPGVQMWDSNIGLLYTTAVSSLGVIGILMAGWASNNKYSLLGAMRSGAQIVSYELSAALALLSVVLMTGSLNFNDIVASQADGWWIFKGHLPVIFAFVVYTIAGTAELNRAPFDLAEAEQELTAGYHTEYSGMQFGMFYLTEYINMIVVSIIASSVFLGGWQPFHIYGFTAFNHVMDYIPGIVWLLGKVYFMIFLIMWFRWTFPRLRIDQLLKLEWKYLLPLSIINLVIAALFEVMGWHF, from the coding sequence ATGATTAAACTATCTGATATAATAGAATGGGTAAACAACCTGCTGACAAGTCTTTTGTCGCCGGGACTGGCATGGTTTGCCGGACTTGTTCTGGTTGCTATTGCCGTATTGGTCGGAGTTCTGGTCATCGTGATTACACAGGTGTACATGGAACGTAAAGTGGCCGGATTTATGCAGTTGCGTCTCGGGCCACACCGCGTGGGACCGTGGGGTAGCTTGCAGGTGTTTGCTGACGTAATCAAGCTTTTGCTGAAGGAGGCATTTACACCGACCCGTGCTGACGGACTTCTGTTTTGCATTGCTCCTTACCTCGTGCTGACGGTTGCATTGATGGCTTTGGCTCCCGTTTCATTCGCTCCGGGCGTACAGATGTGGGATTCCAACATCGGCCTGCTTTACACGACTGCCGTTTCGTCTCTGGGCGTAATCGGTATCCTGATGGCAGGTTGGGCAAGTAACAACAAATACTCATTGCTGGGTGCCATGCGTAGTGGTGCGCAAATCGTGAGTTACGAGTTATCGGCTGCATTGGCACTGCTTTCTGTCGTGTTGATGACCGGTTCGCTTAACTTCAACGATATCGTGGCATCACAGGCCGATGGTTGGTGGATTTTCAAAGGACACCTTCCTGTAATCTTTGCATTTGTGGTTTATACCATTGCAGGTACTGCCGAGTTGAACCGTGCGCCATTTGACCTTGCCGAAGCTGAGCAAGAGTTGACCGCAGGTTATCACACCGAATACTCAGGTATGCAGTTTGGTATGTTCTACCTGACTGAGTACATCAATATGATTGTGGTCTCAATTATCGCATCGTCGGTATTCCTGGGTGGATGGCAGCCTTTCCATATCTATGGATTTACAGCATTTAACCACGTGATGGATTATATCCCGGGTATTGTCTGGTTGTTGGGTAAGGTTTACTTTATGATCTTCCTGATCATGTGGTTCCGTTGGACATTCCCACGTCTGCGTATCGACCAACTGCTGAAACTGGAGTGGAAATACCTGCTTCCGTTGAGCATCATTAACCTGGTAATCGCTGCCCTGTTTGAAGTAATGGGATGGCACTTTTAA
- a CDS encoding NADH-quinone oxidoreductase subunit B codes for MDVKKDFLPDFPGEAYKDDSGKTSFIVTSVDAIANWGRSNSLWPLSFGTSCCAIEMMSTVSAKYDWSRFGFEVMRASPRQCDLIIVCGTITYKMAPVLKRLYNQMPEPRYVIAMGACAISGGPFCKHSYSVVNGIDKFLPVDVYIPGCPPRPEALIHGMMSLQKKVMHSKAYVIEKPKKDETAE; via the coding sequence ATGGATGTAAAGAAAGATTTTCTCCCCGACTTCCCGGGCGAGGCTTATAAAGATGATTCTGGCAAAACCAGCTTCATTGTAACCAGCGTGGACGCTATTGCCAACTGGGGACGAAGCAACTCTCTCTGGCCGCTTTCATTCGGTACCAGCTGTTGCGCAATTGAGATGATGAGTACCGTGTCGGCAAAATACGACTGGTCACGATTCGGATTCGAGGTAATGCGTGCCAGCCCCCGCCAGTGTGACCTGATCATCGTTTGTGGTACGATTACCTACAAAATGGCTCCGGTATTGAAACGTCTGTATAACCAGATGCCCGAACCGCGCTATGTAATCGCGATGGGTGCTTGTGCTATCTCCGGTGGTCCTTTCTGCAAACACTCTTATTCTGTAGTAAACGGTATTGACAAATTCCTGCCGGTAGATGTCTATATCCCCGGATGTCCTCCACGCCCTGAAGCATTGATTCACGGGATGATGTCATTGCAGAAAAAGGTGATGCATTCGAAAGCTTATGTGATTGAGAAACCTAAAAAAGATGAGACAGCGGAGTAA
- a CDS encoding NADH-quinone oxidoreductase subunit A, with translation MGNVAVLVLLILGVAFAFIAIGIGKIFGIHSTNPEKGEPYECGIVTEGVTWVQFNVGYYLFSLVFLIFDVEIVFLYPWATVLKELGMFAWVELVLFSLFLFLGLLYAFKKKALTWM, from the coding sequence ATGGGAAATGTAGCAGTTTTAGTCTTGCTGATTTTAGGTGTCGCGTTTGCGTTCATCGCGATTGGCATTGGGAAAATTTTCGGCATCCATTCGACGAATCCCGAGAAAGGCGAACCCTATGAGTGTGGAATTGTGACCGAGGGTGTGACCTGGGTACAATTTAACGTGGGGTATTACCTTTTTTCGCTGGTATTCCTGATTTTTGATGTCGAAATCGTGTTCTTGTACCCATGGGCTACCGTCTTGAAAGAGCTTGGTATGTTTGCGTGGGTTGAACTCGTTTTATTCTCTTTGTTCCTGTTCCTGGGACTTTTGTACGCATTTAAAAAGAAAGCTTTAACATGGATGTAA